In Paenibacillus sp. BIC5C1, a genomic segment contains:
- the xylB gene encoding xylulokinase, with product MSYVIGVDLGTSAVKTVLVNREGKVAFEASEAYPLYQPKAGYSEQNPEDWVEQTIVSLRKLLEVSGVHPSEIEGLSFSGQMHGLVLVDAEGKPLRNAILWNDTRTTAQCRRIEKVLDGKLLSIARNRALEGFTLPKILWVQENEPELLQQAALFLLPKDYVRYRLTGDYAMDYSDAAGTLLLDVAGKQWSKEIAEAFELPVSLCPRLVESFEEVGTLLPEIADQTGLAAATKVYAGGADNACGAIGAGILSEGQTMCSIGTSGVVLSYEERKDLDFEGKVHFFNHGEKDAFYIMGVTLAAGYSLSWFKDTFAADKSFDVLLQDIDAIPAGSNGLLFTPYIVGERTPHPDANIRGSFIGMDAGHKLEHFGRAVMEGITFSLRESIDILRNAGKTVNEVISIGGGAKNEAWLQMQADVFNATIVKLESEQGPAMGAAMLAAYGCGWFPSLQECAAAFIRPAKSYAPNPETVKVYDGLFALYQDVYGQTRSLNDRLAAYR from the coding sequence ATGAGTTACGTAATTGGTGTCGATCTGGGAACAAGTGCAGTTAAAACGGTGCTGGTGAACCGTGAAGGGAAAGTAGCGTTTGAAGCTTCCGAGGCTTATCCGCTGTACCAGCCCAAAGCTGGATACAGTGAGCAGAACCCGGAGGATTGGGTAGAACAGACCATTGTGTCGCTGCGCAAATTGCTGGAGGTGTCCGGCGTACATCCTTCGGAAATCGAAGGGCTGAGCTTCTCCGGACAGATGCATGGATTGGTGCTGGTGGATGCCGAAGGTAAACCTCTGCGCAATGCCATCCTGTGGAACGATACACGGACAACGGCTCAGTGCCGCCGCATTGAGAAGGTACTGGATGGCAAATTGCTAAGCATTGCCCGCAACCGTGCACTTGAAGGTTTTACACTGCCCAAAATTCTGTGGGTACAGGAGAACGAACCGGAATTGCTGCAACAGGCGGCCTTGTTCCTGTTGCCGAAGGACTATGTACGGTATCGCCTGACAGGTGATTATGCTATGGATTATTCGGATGCAGCAGGCACTTTGCTGCTGGACGTTGCAGGCAAGCAGTGGAGCAAGGAAATTGCGGAAGCATTTGAACTGCCAGTATCCTTGTGCCCACGTCTTGTGGAGTCTTTTGAAGAAGTGGGCACATTATTGCCTGAGATTGCCGATCAAACCGGACTTGCAGCGGCAACGAAAGTTTATGCAGGTGGTGCCGACAATGCGTGCGGTGCCATTGGCGCAGGCATTCTGAGTGAAGGACAGACGATGTGCAGTATCGGAACGTCCGGGGTAGTGCTTTCCTATGAAGAGCGTAAGGATCTCGATTTTGAAGGCAAAGTGCACTTTTTTAACCATGGCGAGAAAGATGCCTTCTATATTATGGGGGTAACGCTGGCGGCAGGATACAGCCTGTCCTGGTTCAAGGATACTTTTGCAGCTGACAAATCATTTGATGTGCTCTTGCAGGACATTGATGCGATTCCAGCGGGAAGCAACGGGTTGTTGTTCACGCCTTATATCGTTGGTGAGCGCACACCGCACCCGGATGCGAACATTCGTGGCAGCTTTATTGGCATGGATGCCGGTCATAAGTTGGAGCATTTTGGACGTGCTGTGATGGAGGGCATTACGTTCTCGCTGCGGGAGTCCATCGATATTCTGCGTAACGCTGGCAAAACGGTAAACGAAGTCATCTCCATTGGTGGTGGTGCCAAAAATGAAGCCTGGCTGCAAATGCAGGCCGATGTCTTCAATGCTACCATTGTGAAATTGGAAAGTGAGCAAGGCCCAGCAATGGGAGCGGCGATGCTGGCAGCTTATGGCTGTGGCTGGTTCCCGTCTTTGCAAGAATGTGCAGCAGCGTTCATTCGTCCTGCCAAATCCTATGCACCTAACCCGGAGACGGTTAAGGTGTATGACGGACTATTCGCGCTGTATCAGGATGTGTACGGGCAAACACGCAGCCTGAATGATCGTCTGGCCGCATATCGTTGA
- the xylA gene encoding xylose isomerase produces MAYFESVNKISFEGKDSTNPFAFKHYNPEEVVAGKSMEEHFRFGMAYWHTLTAGGSDPFGAETAVRSWDKYSGLDLAKVRVEAAFEFLEKMNLPFFCFHDVDIAPEGNSLREFYSNIDTIVDLIEDHMKSSGKKLLWNTANMFSNPRFMFGAASTCNADVYAHAAAQIKKGLEVGKRLGAENYVFWGGREGYDTLLNTDMQLEQDNIARMFHMAVDYAKEIGFDAQFLIEPKPKEPTKHQYDYDAATSIAFLQKYGLDKHFKLNLEANHATLAGHTFDHEIRVARTNGMLGSLDANQGDMLIGWDTDEFPVDMYDATLTMYEVLKNGGIGRGGVNFDAKVRRGSFEADDLFLAHIAGMDTYAKGLKVAAKLIEDRVFDDFIEKRYSSFSEGIGADVVAGKATLASLAEYALNNESPRKNQSGRQELLRAKLNQYILAD; encoded by the coding sequence ATGGCCTATTTTGAATCCGTTAATAAAATTTCGTTCGAAGGTAAAGATTCCACGAATCCATTTGCTTTTAAACATTATAACCCGGAAGAAGTTGTAGCCGGCAAATCGATGGAAGAGCACTTCCGTTTCGGCATGGCTTACTGGCATACATTAACAGCGGGCGGTAGTGACCCGTTTGGTGCGGAGACTGCTGTTCGTTCTTGGGATAAATACTCCGGTCTGGACCTCGCGAAAGTACGCGTGGAAGCAGCATTTGAATTTTTGGAAAAAATGAATCTCCCGTTCTTCTGTTTCCACGATGTGGACATCGCACCAGAAGGCAACAGCCTGCGTGAGTTCTACAGCAACATCGATACCATCGTTGATTTGATTGAAGACCACATGAAATCCAGCGGCAAAAAACTGCTCTGGAACACAGCGAACATGTTCTCGAACCCACGCTTCATGTTTGGTGCAGCTTCCACTTGTAACGCAGACGTGTACGCTCACGCTGCAGCACAAATCAAGAAAGGTCTGGAAGTGGGTAAACGTCTGGGCGCTGAAAACTATGTATTCTGGGGTGGTCGTGAAGGTTACGACACATTGCTGAACACAGACATGCAACTGGAGCAAGACAACATTGCTCGCATGTTCCATATGGCTGTAGACTACGCGAAGGAAATTGGCTTTGACGCACAATTCCTGATCGAGCCTAAACCAAAAGAGCCAACGAAACACCAATATGATTATGATGCAGCAACTTCCATTGCTTTCTTGCAAAAATACGGTTTGGACAAACACTTCAAACTCAACCTGGAAGCAAACCATGCTACACTGGCTGGTCATACATTTGATCACGAAATCCGCGTTGCTCGTACAAACGGCATGCTTGGTTCCCTCGATGCCAACCAAGGCGACATGTTGATCGGTTGGGATACGGATGAGTTCCCGGTTGATATGTACGATGCTACATTGACGATGTACGAAGTATTGAAAAACGGCGGTATCGGACGTGGTGGTGTGAACTTCGACGCCAAAGTACGTCGTGGTTCCTTCGAAGCAGACGATCTGTTCCTGGCACACATCGCAGGTATGGATACGTATGCTAAAGGTCTGAAAGTAGCAGCGAAATTGATTGAAGATCGTGTATTCGATGACTTCATCGAAAAACGTTACAGCAGCTTCAGCGAAGGTATCGGTGCAGATGTGGTTGCAGGTAAAGCAACACTGGCTTCCCTTGCAGAATACGCGCTGAACAACGAAAGCCCACGCAAAAACCAATCCGGACGTCAGGAATTGCTGAGAGCAAAACTCAACCAATACATCCTGGCTGACTAA
- a CDS encoding glutaredoxin family protein, with translation MENVIVYTSTNCPNCKSVKSFLADKGISYEERNIETSDEFAQQVWDMGVRAVPLTVIGEHRILGMNKTQFAKVLDA, from the coding sequence ATGGAAAACGTAATTGTATACACATCAACCAACTGCCCAAACTGCAAATCGGTAAAAAGCTTCCTGGCTGACAAAGGCATCTCTTATGAAGAGCGCAATATCGAGACAAGCGACGAGTTCGCACAACAAGTATGGGATATGGGCGTACGTGCCGTACCACTGACTGTCATTGGAGAACACCGTATTCTGGGTATGAACAAAACTCAATTCGCCAAAGTGTTGGACGCTTAA
- a CDS encoding bifunctional 4-hydroxy-2-oxoglutarate aldolase/2-dehydro-3-deoxy-phosphogluconate aldolase — MNLTEVLLESRLVAIVRGISRESAQAAGQGMTDGGIRLMEVTLNTPGAHDIIADWRERHEGRAYIGAGTVLNVQMAKEAVAAGAQFLVSPNVDLSVIEYAVEHGVEIWPGAMTPTEIVAAYEAGAKAVKLFPMASLGIPYLREIKAPLNHIPLLATGGATLDNIADYYVAGAAAVGLGSALLPREALAAGNDEQIAACTRAFVEIAKIEG; from the coding sequence ATGAATCTGACGGAAGTATTATTGGAATCGAGACTGGTAGCTATTGTGCGTGGGATTAGCCGGGAATCTGCTCAGGCAGCAGGGCAAGGGATGACTGATGGTGGAATCCGTTTGATGGAAGTGACACTTAACACACCTGGAGCACATGATATTATTGCAGACTGGCGCGAACGGCATGAGGGTAGGGCTTATATCGGGGCAGGCACGGTACTGAATGTGCAGATGGCTAAAGAAGCCGTTGCAGCAGGTGCTCAATTTCTCGTTTCTCCTAATGTCGATCTGTCTGTTATTGAATATGCTGTAGAACATGGAGTGGAGATCTGGCCCGGTGCGATGACTCCAACGGAGATTGTGGCTGCCTATGAAGCAGGAGCAAAAGCGGTAAAGCTGTTTCCAATGGCGAGTCTGGGTATTCCGTATTTACGTGAAATCAAGGCTCCATTGAATCATATTCCACTGCTTGCAACAGGCGGAGCCACTCTGGATAACATTGCAGATTATTATGTTGCTGGTGCGGCGGCAGTGGGCCTTGGAAGTGCACTTTTGCCACGAGAAGCACTTGCAGCAGGGAACGATGAGCAGATTGCTGCTTGCACTCGTGCATTTGTGGAAATAGCGAAAATCGAGGGTTGA
- a CDS encoding glycosyltransferase, translating into MIVKNEEASLARCLDSVNGIADEIVIVDTGSTDQTRQIAARYTERIIDFEWVDDFAAARNFAFEQAKSEYILWLDADDVFEADDRVKLIELKRSLDPAVDSVTMDYHLSFTAEGQVAYSLRRNRLVRRDRNYRWIGAVHEYLEVAGHLLHSDVAVTHKKDKEYTDRNLKIYRKREQAGEEFSPRDLYYFGNELRDHGHLEDAVQYYGKFLDTGLGWVEDQIAACQKIADCEVALEHSEKEVSALLRSFAFDLPRAEICCRLGGYFADRTDYRKALYWYDQATRAVRPTDPMVVLNEAAWTWMPHLQLCVCYDRMGNRAKAKEHNDIALMYHPTHPSMLYNDKYFKDLEKKDNVLENA; encoded by the coding sequence ATGATTGTGAAAAATGAAGAGGCTTCCCTTGCCAGATGTCTGGATTCGGTTAATGGGATTGCTGACGAGATTGTGATCGTAGATACGGGTTCGACGGACCAGACACGTCAGATTGCTGCTCGTTATACGGAACGCATTATCGATTTTGAGTGGGTGGATGATTTTGCGGCAGCACGGAACTTTGCCTTTGAACAAGCAAAAAGTGAATATATATTATGGTTGGATGCAGATGATGTGTTTGAAGCGGATGACCGGGTGAAGCTCATTGAACTGAAGCGTTCCCTGGACCCTGCTGTGGATAGTGTTACGATGGATTATCATCTGTCCTTTACGGCGGAGGGCCAGGTGGCATATAGTCTGAGACGGAACCGGCTGGTGCGCAGGGATCGGAATTATCGCTGGATTGGTGCCGTGCATGAATATCTTGAAGTGGCAGGTCATCTACTGCATAGTGACGTTGCAGTCACGCATAAGAAAGATAAGGAATACACAGATCGCAATCTAAAGATTTATCGTAAACGCGAACAGGCAGGGGAGGAATTTTCTCCGCGTGATTTATATTATTTTGGCAATGAACTCAGAGACCACGGGCACCTTGAAGATGCAGTACAGTACTATGGGAAATTTCTGGATACCGGACTGGGATGGGTGGAGGATCAGATTGCAGCATGCCAGAAGATAGCTGATTGCGAGGTAGCACTTGAACATTCGGAAAAGGAAGTCTCGGCATTACTGAGATCCTTTGCCTTTGATTTGCCGAGGGCAGAGATCTGCTGCCGATTGGGTGGATATTTTGCCGACCGTACCGATTACCGCAAAGCCTTATACTGGTATGATCAGGCGACTCGCGCCGTACGCCCGACCGATCCAATGGTAGTATTGAACGAAGCTGCATGGACATGGATGCCGCATTTACAATTGTGTGTGTGTTATGACAGGATGGGCAATCGGGCCAAAGCCAAAGAGCATAATGACATTGCTTTGATGTACCATCCGACACATCCCAGCATGTTGTATAATGATAAGTATTTTAAAGATCTGGAGAAGAAGGATAATGTGCTGGAAAATGCTTAG
- a CDS encoding glycosyltransferase family 2 protein has protein sequence MEDREATTRPHVTLSMIVRNEEHRYLRQALETHRPWIDRAVIIDDGSTDQTVALCQEMLEGIPLTLIVNPASLFADEVSLRKQQWETTVATGPEWILNLDADEILTTDFGIVRNQLLGGTEDAIYFRLFDMWSDTHYREDQYWQAHAYYRPFLVRYRPEWSYEWKETPQHCGRFPLTIQHFAYGCHSPRVKHYGWARAEDRIRKYERYQTLDPDARYGWKEQYESILDAEPRLLQWLE, from the coding sequence TTGGAAGATCGTGAAGCAACCACGAGGCCGCATGTCACCTTGTCCATGATTGTCCGCAATGAGGAGCACAGGTATCTCAGACAGGCGTTGGAGACTCACCGACCATGGATTGATCGTGCGGTGATTATTGACGACGGAAGTACGGACCAAACCGTCGCTTTATGCCAGGAAATGCTGGAGGGAATTCCGCTTACGTTGATTGTGAACCCAGCCTCCCTGTTTGCAGATGAGGTGAGTTTACGCAAACAGCAGTGGGAAACAACAGTAGCTACCGGACCGGAATGGATCTTGAACCTGGATGCGGATGAAATTCTGACAACGGACTTTGGCATTGTTCGGAATCAACTGTTGGGTGGAACGGAGGACGCCATTTATTTCAGGTTGTTTGATATGTGGAGCGATACACATTACCGGGAAGACCAATACTGGCAGGCTCATGCGTATTATCGGCCATTTCTGGTCCGATACCGACCGGAATGGAGTTATGAATGGAAGGAAACGCCGCAGCACTGCGGCCGTTTTCCGCTAACCATCCAGCATTTTGCCTATGGATGTCATTCCCCTCGGGTGAAGCATTATGGTTGGGCGCGTGCAGAGGATCGGATTCGTAAATACGAGCGCTATCAGACACTGGACCCGGATGCGAGATATGGCTGGAAGGAACAGTACGAATCCATTTTGGATGCAGAGCCAAGACTCCTGCAATGGTTGGAATAA
- a CDS encoding alpha/beta hydrolase has translation MKAKTMIGGMIAVAAVTAGGLWKAAVKSQTPKKIPITLTPPMPFEDITFESGGGRVHGWFIPAGAHMPKPWPLVIIAHGWGSNRSCVLRYARPIWEAGYALFMYDVRSHGASDPVKAASAYLFRDDLLSALQYTSSRQEIDPAAIGVLGHSLGGLGTILAVTEGIPVSAVITDSMPSQFEVIVSSELRRRRLPLFPLAQLIPRIWFWRLGESLKTYRQRDPVMLLNERRKGMQLPMLMVHSKGDNFIPPSELEYFMSKADPPVEHLWVNSGGHSCSEEDPAFWNTVIPFLKTHVQVQAQSNEPVIPNVNKDKIRPT, from the coding sequence GTGAAAGCTAAAACGATGATTGGCGGGATGATTGCTGTTGCCGCAGTAACTGCAGGTGGTTTATGGAAGGCAGCGGTGAAGAGTCAGACCCCCAAAAAGATTCCGATTACGCTCACACCGCCCATGCCATTTGAGGATATAACCTTCGAGAGTGGAGGCGGGCGAGTGCATGGCTGGTTCATTCCGGCTGGAGCTCATATGCCGAAGCCTTGGCCGTTGGTTATTATTGCACATGGATGGGGCTCCAACCGATCATGTGTCCTCCGTTATGCACGTCCCATTTGGGAAGCAGGTTACGCACTCTTTATGTACGATGTTCGAAGCCATGGAGCCAGTGATCCGGTTAAAGCGGCGTCTGCCTACCTTTTCCGTGATGATCTGTTGTCAGCATTGCAATATACGTCGTCAAGGCAAGAAATTGATCCTGCTGCAATTGGTGTGCTTGGGCACTCCTTGGGCGGACTCGGGACGATCCTTGCTGTAACGGAGGGCATTCCTGTATCAGCGGTGATCACGGACTCCATGCCATCCCAATTCGAGGTTATCGTCAGTTCGGAGCTGAGACGGCGGCGTCTGCCTCTGTTTCCATTGGCCCAGTTGATTCCGCGGATCTGGTTCTGGCGGCTTGGAGAATCTTTGAAAACGTATCGTCAGCGTGATCCAGTCATGCTGCTGAATGAACGGCGCAAGGGAATGCAACTGCCGATGCTTATGGTACATTCCAAAGGGGATAACTTTATTCCACCAAGCGAACTTGAATATTTTATGTCCAAAGCGGATCCGCCTGTAGAGCATCTATGGGTCAATAGTGGAGGCCATAGCTGTTCAGAAGAAGATCCTGCGTTCTGGAATACGGTGATTCCTTTTTTGAAAACTCATGTACAGGTGCAGGCTCAGTCCAATGAACCAGTTATACCGAACGTCAATAAAGATAAAATTCGGCCCACTTGA
- a CDS encoding ROK family protein yields the protein MKITGDQMLVKKINKSIVLDTIRRHAPLSRARVSEITGLNKATVSNLVADLINDELLQEIGPGESSGGRKPLMLLFRGTSGYAVGLELSVTHLKGVLTDLEGHIITEYAVKLEHHDVPSVFEQLKLAAEHLIQAAPPSPHGVIGIGIGVPGMVDEEGTVLFAPNLGWEKVPLRAMLEEAFELPVTIDNEANAGAHGELNFGAGIGVRHLIYISAGIGIGSGIMVDGELYKGAWGYAGETGHMSIEAEGRPCSCGNRGCWELYASEKAYEHPDHQLLLPAHTTRELIDYAQQGHEDVLKLYEEIGRKLGVGITNIVNSFNPERIIIGGPLSEAGQWIETAMKQVVEERTLPYHRRSLQIEWAALGSRSTRVGAAYSAISQFLGKIRVSV from the coding sequence ATGAAAATTACCGGAGACCAGATGCTGGTCAAAAAAATAAACAAGTCGATCGTACTGGATACGATTCGGCGTCATGCCCCCCTCTCCCGTGCGCGAGTATCCGAGATTACAGGGCTGAATAAAGCAACGGTATCCAATCTGGTTGCCGATCTGATCAATGATGAACTCCTGCAGGAAATTGGCCCTGGGGAGTCCAGCGGTGGACGTAAACCTCTGATGTTGCTATTTCGCGGTACATCGGGATATGCCGTAGGTTTGGAACTTAGCGTGACACACTTAAAGGGTGTGCTTACCGATCTGGAAGGTCATATCATCACAGAGTACGCCGTGAAGCTGGAACATCATGATGTACCCTCTGTATTTGAACAGTTGAAACTTGCGGCAGAACATCTGATTCAGGCAGCCCCTCCCTCCCCTCACGGGGTAATTGGTATTGGAATCGGGGTTCCGGGCATGGTAGACGAAGAAGGAACGGTGCTGTTTGCACCCAACCTGGGGTGGGAGAAGGTCCCGCTACGCGCCATGCTGGAGGAAGCTTTCGAGTTGCCTGTGACGATCGATAATGAAGCGAATGCAGGCGCTCACGGAGAGTTGAATTTTGGTGCGGGCATTGGAGTTCGTCATCTGATCTATATCAGTGCAGGCATCGGGATTGGTTCAGGCATTATGGTGGATGGCGAGCTGTATAAAGGAGCTTGGGGGTATGCCGGAGAAACAGGCCATATGTCCATTGAAGCAGAAGGCAGACCTTGTTCCTGTGGCAATCGTGGCTGCTGGGAGTTATATGCTTCGGAGAAAGCTTATGAGCACCCGGATCATCAGTTGCTTTTGCCAGCACATACGACACGGGAATTGATTGATTATGCACAACAAGGCCATGAAGATGTATTGAAGTTATACGAGGAAATCGGCCGTAAACTGGGGGTAGGCATCACTAATATCGTCAACAGTTTCAATCCTGAGCGCATCATTATTGGCGGCCCTCTTTCTGAAGCAGGACAATGGATTGAAACGGCGATGAAACAAGTGGTGGAGGAGCGAACGTTGCCCTATCACCGCCGAAGTTTGCAGATTGAATGGGCTGCTCTGGGCAGTCGTTCTACACGTGTTGGTGCCGCTTACTCAGCAATTTCCCAATTTCTAGGTAAAATAAGAGTGTCCGTCTAA
- a CDS encoding YcdB/YcdC domain-containing protein yields the protein MSFDWKFNVRFKMFTAKAATAAMATLLLASQTPGFAGSASAATAEQVTESAAGETEQQLGLTDNEVPEGAKISSKQASENILKLFPLLKKATISYARFDSPNSFPPPDYKAWEIGFQIVEGNHTMGFGATVHAGTGEVLSVHMPSELLDKQSTDSEVKLTKDEAEKHAEALLFKAIPGLKENEYAPLGDLYQSNAQQSLFGRTEYRYGYQLKHEGLLSEAETVYISVDESGLVTGYSRSTTGAEYPSSKPAASEEKASQRFEEQFDVQLAYISTDRLSSLKGQQYYLGYMPKNSSMVPLDANTLEPINEMTGKAIGAEDSLQQNKPLKGSEAPFVAANGQKLNAQQAENIIKKNFDIPKGYKLEHSQLSKGEYASPNNQVWSLSWSNRNANVSYMFMRDISAQVDAFTGQIYSYSLYQRVEPGAAQEKPADQNETKSVTRTQAEKLAINKVIALVPGASDQFRLSSVLEFEGARTFMFQRYMNGIAVMDDTVQVQVLKDGAINEFYTRIAATPEQLPGNTKPAISYEKAKATYLEAFKLTMAYSRYGGYALSTGQVVPSGVNLVYRPTRNENSISSSYEVLDANTGEWKFLYGSGNTAANVQPSDISGHVAEAALRNMTQHAVILSDDQGRVFPDRVITKGDWFTYLARAVNPNMDMYYSGNGSEKLYADITPESPYYQAVRTLIDQRWLAGADSETKLNPEEEMTREELAVLLVRILRYEKLAGFYTLPSDLPNLADASAVNNKGAVSLSIKLGLLPSIEGRFMPARKVTVAEAAQVLERLAKLQGKTDTFMSGNRLY from the coding sequence TTGAGTTTTGATTGGAAATTTAATGTACGATTCAAAATGTTTACAGCCAAAGCGGCTACAGCAGCCATGGCAACTTTGCTTCTGGCATCACAGACACCAGGGTTTGCAGGCAGCGCGTCGGCAGCGACAGCGGAGCAGGTAACAGAATCCGCAGCGGGGGAAACAGAACAACAACTTGGATTAACAGACAACGAGGTGCCTGAAGGAGCCAAAATCTCCTCCAAGCAAGCCAGCGAGAATATACTAAAATTATTTCCATTGTTAAAAAAGGCGACGATTTCATACGCACGATTTGATTCACCGAATTCTTTTCCACCACCAGATTACAAGGCGTGGGAGATTGGCTTTCAAATTGTTGAAGGAAACCATACGATGGGATTCGGTGCAACGGTACATGCGGGCACGGGGGAAGTGCTAAGCGTACATATGCCTTCTGAATTACTGGATAAGCAGTCTACTGATTCTGAAGTCAAATTGACCAAAGACGAGGCTGAGAAGCATGCAGAGGCATTACTATTCAAAGCTATTCCCGGATTAAAAGAAAATGAGTATGCTCCTCTTGGAGATCTGTACCAATCCAATGCACAGCAATCTTTGTTTGGTAGAACGGAATATCGATATGGTTACCAACTCAAACATGAAGGGTTGCTGTCTGAGGCAGAGACGGTCTACATAAGTGTGGATGAAAGTGGCCTGGTGACAGGCTATTCAAGAAGTACAACGGGAGCTGAATATCCTTCATCGAAGCCTGCAGCATCGGAAGAGAAAGCCAGTCAACGATTTGAGGAGCAGTTTGATGTACAGCTTGCCTATATCTCGACTGATCGTCTATCCTCGCTCAAAGGACAACAGTATTATCTTGGTTATATGCCGAAAAATTCAAGCATGGTTCCGCTGGATGCAAATACACTGGAGCCGATTAACGAAATGACTGGAAAAGCTATTGGAGCTGAAGATTCTTTACAGCAGAATAAACCTTTAAAAGGAAGTGAAGCTCCTTTTGTCGCAGCGAACGGTCAGAAATTAAATGCACAACAGGCCGAGAACATCATTAAAAAGAACTTTGATATTCCGAAAGGTTACAAGTTGGAGCATAGTCAGTTAAGCAAAGGTGAGTATGCGAGTCCTAACAATCAAGTCTGGAGCCTGAGCTGGAGCAATCGAAATGCGAATGTATCCTACATGTTCATGCGAGATATTTCGGCACAGGTAGATGCGTTTACTGGACAGATTTACAGTTACAGCTTGTATCAACGGGTGGAACCAGGCGCAGCGCAGGAGAAACCGGCGGATCAGAATGAGACTAAGTCCGTAACCCGGACACAAGCCGAGAAGCTTGCAATCAACAAGGTGATTGCATTGGTTCCAGGTGCATCAGATCAATTCCGGTTGTCCAGCGTGCTTGAATTTGAAGGTGCACGTACATTTATGTTCCAGCGCTACATGAACGGAATTGCGGTTATGGATGATACAGTACAAGTACAAGTCTTGAAGGATGGGGCCATCAACGAATTCTATACAAGGATTGCTGCAACGCCTGAACAGTTGCCTGGAAACACCAAACCAGCCATCAGTTATGAAAAGGCAAAGGCGACCTATCTGGAAGCATTCAAGTTAACAATGGCATACTCCCGCTACGGTGGTTATGCCTTGAGTACTGGTCAGGTCGTTCCTTCGGGTGTAAACCTGGTTTACCGGCCTACACGAAATGAAAATTCAATTTCCTCCAGTTATGAAGTACTTGATGCTAACACAGGAGAATGGAAGTTTTTATATGGTAGTGGAAATACCGCTGCGAATGTTCAACCTAGTGATATTTCGGGTCATGTGGCGGAGGCTGCACTTCGGAATATGACTCAACATGCCGTAATTCTTTCAGATGATCAGGGACGTGTATTCCCAGACCGGGTTATCACCAAGGGTGATTGGTTTACCTATCTCGCAAGAGCAGTTAACCCGAATATGGATATGTATTACAGTGGGAACGGGAGTGAGAAGCTATATGCTGACATTACCCCGGAGAGCCCTTATTACCAAGCTGTGCGGACATTGATCGATCAGCGCTGGTTAGCAGGTGCCGACTCTGAAACGAAGCTAAATCCAGAAGAGGAGATGACTCGTGAAGAGCTGGCTGTACTGCTCGTGCGCATTTTGCGCTATGAGAAACTGGCCGGATTCTACACATTGCCATCGGATCTTCCCAATCTGGCAGATGCCAGTGCAGTCAACAATAAGGGAGCTGTGTCCCTAAGCATCAAGCTGGGGTTGTTGCCGTCGATCGAAGGACGCTTCATGCCTGCACGCAAAGTGACGGTTGCCGAAGCAGCTCAGGTATTGGAACGTCTGGCCAAGCTTCAGGGCAAAACGGATACCTTTATGAGCGGCAATCGTTTATATTGA